A section of the Agarivorans litoreus genome encodes:
- the surE gene encoding 5'/3'-nucleotidase SurE, which produces MTILVSNDDGIHAPGIQCLAQCLKQLAPVLTVAPDRNCSGASNSLTLENPLRIVHLDEQTISVKGTPTDCVHLAINELVDEPPELVVAGINAGANLGDDVLYSGTVAAAMEGRNLGLPAIAVSLVGSEGKHYQTAAEVTLKLIKQLREHALPSNQILNVNVPDLAMEQIKGVKVTRAGSRHRAEVMVKQQDPRGHDIYWLGPPGEKQDAGEGTDFHAVAQGYVSITPLTIDMTAHSFIGKLDTWIKDWEAR; this is translated from the coding sequence ATGACCATATTAGTGAGTAATGATGATGGTATTCATGCACCTGGCATTCAATGCTTAGCGCAGTGCTTAAAGCAACTAGCGCCAGTGTTAACAGTTGCTCCAGACCGCAATTGTAGCGGTGCCAGTAACTCTTTAACTCTAGAAAACCCCTTACGCATTGTGCATTTAGATGAACAAACTATCTCTGTTAAGGGGACGCCCACAGACTGCGTGCATCTGGCGATTAACGAGTTAGTGGATGAGCCGCCAGAACTCGTGGTGGCGGGTATTAACGCAGGGGCCAACCTAGGTGATGACGTACTATATTCTGGTACCGTTGCTGCAGCAATGGAAGGAAGAAACTTGGGTTTACCCGCGATTGCTGTATCGTTAGTAGGCAGTGAAGGGAAGCACTATCAAACCGCTGCAGAAGTAACTTTAAAGTTGATTAAGCAACTGCGCGAGCATGCCTTACCGAGTAATCAAATTCTTAATGTGAATGTTCCTGATTTAGCAATGGAGCAGATTAAGGGCGTAAAGGTAACTCGGGCTGGTAGCCGGCATCGTGCAGAAGTGATGGTTAAACAACAAGACCCACGTGGCCATGACATTTATTGGCTTGGTCCACCTGGAGAAAAGCAAGATGCAGGAGAAGGCACCGACTTTCACGCAGTTGCTCAGGGCTATGTATCAATAACACCTTTAACAATAGATATGACAGCCCACAGCTTTATTGGCAAACTAGACACATGGATCAAGGATTGGGAGGCAAGGTAA
- the mazG gene encoding nucleoside triphosphate pyrophosphohydrolase, with amino-acid sequence MSQRPYSIETLLSIMSKLRDPETGCPWDQKQDWQSIVPYTIEETYELADAINQALEQADFSEVKLELGDVLFQVVFYAQFAKEQGDFDFADVVDGICEKLIRRHPHVFTEQAFKNEAAIKENWEAEKAKERASKAHSSRVSVLDDVPLALPALSRAQKLQKRCANVGFDWPGVTPVIDKVNEEILEVTQAIAEKNQQHIAEEIGDLLFSCVNLARACDFDAEDLLRQANQKFTRRFQGVEALARYLGKTLEEMSLEEMDALWDKVKENYKN; translated from the coding sequence ATGTCACAACGCCCATATAGCATAGAGACGCTGTTAAGCATTATGTCGAAGCTGCGCGACCCTGAAACCGGCTGCCCTTGGGACCAAAAACAAGATTGGCAAAGTATTGTTCCTTATACTATTGAGGAAACCTACGAACTGGCAGATGCAATTAACCAAGCTTTAGAGCAAGCAGACTTTTCAGAAGTGAAGCTTGAGTTAGGTGATGTGCTATTTCAAGTGGTGTTTTACGCGCAATTTGCTAAAGAGCAAGGCGACTTTGACTTTGCCGATGTGGTGGATGGCATTTGTGAGAAGCTTATTCGCCGTCATCCCCATGTTTTCACTGAACAAGCTTTTAAGAATGAAGCGGCCATTAAAGAAAATTGGGAAGCTGAAAAAGCCAAAGAGCGCGCCAGTAAAGCGCACTCTAGCAGAGTGAGTGTTTTAGATGATGTGCCCTTGGCGCTTCCGGCTTTAAGCCGAGCGCAAAAACTACAAAAGCGTTGCGCCAATGTTGGTTTTGATTGGCCAGGTGTCACTCCAGTGATTGATAAGGTAAATGAAGAAATACTGGAAGTTACACAAGCTATCGCGGAGAAAAATCAACAGCATATTGCTGAAGAAATTGGCGATTTGTTGTTTTCTTGCGTAAATTTAGCCCGCGCCTGTGACTTTGATGCAGAAGACTTGTTGCGCCAAGCTAATCAAAAATTCACGAGGCGATTCCAGGGTGTAGAGGCGCTAGCGAGGTATTTGGGAAAAACACTCGAAGAAATGAGCCTAGAAGAGATGGACGCGCTGTGGGATAAAGTGAAAGAAAATTACAAAAATTGA
- the truD gene encoding tRNA pseudouridine(13) synthase TruD yields MSDYLEQINQLNYLHGKPQSSGILKQQAADFCVDEVLPFEFSGDGEHMMVKVEKTGENTSWVVKMLADACQVSPKVISYAGLKDRHAVTTQWFSIQLPGKPNVELPELLGEGVKVVAVERHNRKLKRGALSGNNFKIRLRDVSDAKDALFRAELVAKAGVPNYFGAQRFGRGASNIDSALAMFAGKRIKNRDKRSIYLSAARSFVFNRAVSERIAQQHFSELLTGDVMKFSSSNAYFVAEQIDADIVERFQQGEIELSAPMVGKGELACLADALRFEQSVLSLYPLIISGLSEAGLKMERRALALRPQQFSAKLDGNDLVLSFYLSAGNYATSILREIVNCQGEGHDHISE; encoded by the coding sequence GTGAGTGATTATCTAGAGCAAATTAACCAGCTCAATTATCTCCATGGTAAACCACAAAGTAGCGGTATCTTAAAACAACAAGCCGCTGATTTTTGTGTGGATGAAGTATTGCCCTTTGAGTTTAGTGGCGATGGCGAACACATGATGGTTAAGGTGGAAAAAACCGGTGAAAATACTTCATGGGTGGTAAAAATGCTGGCCGATGCCTGCCAAGTAAGCCCTAAAGTGATTAGCTACGCGGGTTTAAAGGATCGTCACGCGGTAACGACTCAATGGTTTAGTATTCAGTTGCCCGGAAAGCCTAATGTTGAGTTACCCGAGCTCTTGGGCGAAGGGGTGAAAGTTGTTGCCGTTGAGCGGCATAACCGGAAGTTAAAACGCGGGGCCTTGTCTGGAAACAATTTTAAGATCCGTTTGCGTGATGTATCAGATGCGAAAGATGCGTTATTCCGCGCCGAGTTAGTTGCAAAAGCGGGAGTGCCAAATTACTTCGGAGCGCAGCGTTTTGGACGAGGCGCCAGCAATATAGACAGTGCTTTAGCTATGTTTGCCGGTAAGCGCATTAAAAACCGCGATAAACGCAGTATTTACCTCTCAGCTGCGCGTAGCTTTGTGTTCAACCGAGCAGTAAGTGAACGAATAGCGCAGCAGCATTTTTCTGAGCTACTAACTGGTGATGTGATGAAGTTCTCTAGCAGCAATGCTTACTTTGTTGCTGAGCAAATTGATGCAGATATTGTTGAGCGTTTCCAGCAAGGTGAAATTGAGCTTTCTGCACCTATGGTGGGGAAGGGAGAGTTAGCTTGCCTAGCGGATGCTTTGCGTTTTGAGCAAAGTGTGCTGAGTCTCTACCCACTAATTATCTCAGGCTTGAGTGAAGCAGGTTTGAAGATGGAACGCAGGGCTTTGGCGCTTAGACCACAACAGTTTAGCGCGAAGCTTGATGGCAATGACTTAGTACTGAGCTTCTACCTAAGTGCTGGAAACTACGCAACAAGCATATTGCGTGAAATAGTAAATTGCCAAGGTGAAGGTCATGACCATATTAGTGAGTAA
- the ispD gene encoding 2-C-methyl-D-erythritol 4-phosphate cytidylyltransferase, translating to MKSQCKQYTALLPAAGIGSRMQASLPKQYLRLGEQTILETTAKVFLSHPAIKNLIIVLHPKDTWFNQLPLAKDGRINTVVGGDERADSVLAGLKAAKQDEWILVHDAARPCITQSDISKLISAVEQQQCGGILATQVRDTMKRGAGGKIAQTISREQLWHALTPQMFKVKQLKDNIQNALLTGAVITDEASAMEWANCPVSLVTGRSDNIKVTCPEDLALAKWFISQQQNEEEI from the coding sequence ATGAAATCCCAATGCAAGCAATATACTGCGCTGTTACCTGCCGCAGGTATTGGCAGTCGTATGCAAGCCTCTCTTCCTAAACAATATTTGCGTTTAGGTGAGCAGACCATTTTAGAAACTACCGCTAAGGTATTTTTATCCCACCCTGCAATTAAAAACTTAATCATTGTATTGCACCCCAAGGACACTTGGTTTAACCAATTACCCTTAGCCAAAGACGGACGCATTAATACGGTGGTTGGTGGTGATGAGCGGGCTGACTCTGTGTTAGCTGGGCTCAAGGCGGCTAAGCAAGATGAATGGATTTTAGTCCATGATGCGGCCAGGCCTTGTATTACCCAAAGTGACATTAGCAAATTAATTAGCGCGGTAGAGCAACAGCAATGTGGTGGCATTTTAGCCACTCAAGTTCGCGATACGATGAAACGCGGTGCCGGTGGCAAAATTGCCCAAACAATATCTAGAGAACAGCTTTGGCATGCATTAACCCCGCAAATGTTTAAGGTTAAGCAGCTTAAAGACAATATACAAAATGCCTTGTTAACTGGCGCAGTGATTACCGATGAAGCGTCTGCTATGGAGTGGGCAAACTGCCCGGTGAGCTTAGTGACTGGGCGTAGCGATAATATTAAAGTGACATGCCCAGAAGATTTGGCCTTAGCAAAATGGTTTATCAGCCAGCAACAGAATGAAGAGGAAATATAA
- the ftsB gene encoding cell division protein FtsB translates to MRSFKILLILIVLLLQYQLWFGKNSLNDYFALREEVTKHDLANQELAQRNSVLVAEIADLRSGLDAVEEHARNELGMIKQGETFYRIIPSSEIEQ, encoded by the coding sequence ATGCGTTCGTTTAAGATTTTACTGATATTGATTGTTTTGCTGTTGCAGTATCAACTGTGGTTTGGCAAAAACTCGCTTAATGACTACTTCGCGCTGCGTGAAGAGGTCACCAAGCATGACTTAGCAAATCAAGAATTAGCGCAGAGAAACTCGGTGTTAGTTGCCGAAATTGCTGATTTACGCAGCGGTTTAGACGCGGTAGAAGAGCATGCGCGTAATGAACTTGGCATGATTAAGCAGGGTGAAACTTTTTATCGCATAATTCCGTCCTCCGAAATAGAACAATAA
- the ispF gene encoding 2-C-methyl-D-erythritol 2,4-cyclodiphosphate synthase, whose translation MSIRIGHGFDVHKFGGEGPLMVAGVAIPYEQGFVAHSDGDVALHALCDALLGALALGDIGHHFPDNDQTYAGIDSRILLRQVVAQIVERGFKLANLDLTIVAQAPKMAPHIGAMRLNIAADLQADISQINVKATTTEKLGFEGRKEGISSHAVVLLEKIK comes from the coding sequence TTGAGTATTCGCATTGGCCACGGTTTTGACGTTCACAAGTTTGGTGGAGAAGGCCCATTAATGGTTGCTGGTGTTGCCATTCCTTACGAGCAAGGATTTGTTGCTCACTCTGATGGCGATGTTGCTCTTCATGCTTTATGTGACGCGTTGTTAGGCGCACTAGCCTTGGGCGATATTGGTCACCATTTCCCCGATAATGATCAGACGTATGCCGGCATAGACTCGCGAATTTTATTACGCCAAGTGGTCGCGCAGATAGTTGAGCGCGGCTTTAAACTGGCAAATCTTGATTTAACCATTGTGGCCCAAGCACCTAAGATGGCGCCGCACATAGGAGCTATGCGGCTAAATATTGCTGCAGACTTGCAGGCCGATATAAGCCAAATTAATGTAAAGGCCACAACAACCGAAAAGCTTGGTTTTGAAGGGCGTAAAGAAGGCATCTCTAGTCACGCCGTTGTATTGCTGGAGAAAATTAAGTGA
- a CDS encoding CTP synthase — protein MTTKYIFVTGGVVSSLGKGIAAASLAAILEARGLKVTIMKLDPYINVDPGTMSPIQHGEVFVTEDGAETDLDLGHYERFIRNKMTKRNNFTTGRVYSDVLAKERRGDYLGATIQVIPHITNAIKERVVAGGEGVDVAIVEIGGTVGDIESQPFLEAIRQLGTEIGRERAMYMHLTLVPYLGAAGEVKTKPTQHSVKELRSIGIQPDILICRSDRAIPANERAKIALFTNVPDRAVISLKDVDSIYKIPALLKSQGLDALVTERFGIECEEADLSEWEQVIYEEANPTNEIVIGMVGKYVELPDAYKSVNEALKHGGLKNRLSVKIQYIDSQDLEVKGTDVLKDLDAILVPGGFGERGVEGKILAVQYARENNVPYLGICLGMQVALIEYARNVAGLKGAHSSEFDAKSKYPVVGLITEWIDEDGKVETRDVDSDLGGTMRLGSQLCHLTEGSKVAELYGSVEIYERHRHRYEVNNTLLPKITAKGLQVTGLSSDKKLVEIIENPAHPWFVAAQFHPEFTSTPRDGHPLFAGFVKAAGEFNKAR, from the coding sequence ATGACAACAAAGTACATTTTCGTCACTGGAGGCGTAGTATCCTCCTTGGGTAAAGGTATTGCTGCAGCATCATTGGCTGCGATCCTTGAAGCTCGTGGTCTTAAAGTGACCATTATGAAGCTTGACCCATACATCAACGTTGATCCTGGCACAATGAGCCCGATCCAACACGGCGAAGTATTTGTCACTGAAGACGGCGCAGAAACTGACTTAGATTTAGGTCATTACGAGCGCTTTATTCGTAACAAAATGACTAAGCGTAACAACTTCACTACTGGCCGTGTTTACTCTGATGTATTAGCTAAAGAGCGTCGTGGAGATTATCTAGGAGCCACTATTCAGGTGATCCCTCATATCACTAACGCAATTAAAGAGCGTGTTGTGGCGGGCGGCGAAGGTGTAGATGTAGCCATTGTTGAAATTGGTGGTACCGTGGGTGACATCGAATCGCAACCGTTCTTAGAAGCTATTCGTCAATTAGGTACCGAGATTGGCCGCGAACGCGCCATGTACATGCACCTCACCTTAGTTCCATATTTAGGTGCCGCTGGTGAAGTAAAAACTAAGCCTACTCAGCACTCGGTTAAAGAGTTGCGCTCAATTGGTATTCAGCCAGATATTCTTATTTGTCGTAGCGACCGTGCCATTCCTGCTAACGAGCGCGCTAAAATAGCCTTGTTTACCAACGTTCCAGATCGCGCGGTAATTTCCTTAAAAGATGTTGATAGCATTTATAAAATCCCAGCGTTGCTCAAGTCACAAGGTTTAGACGCTTTGGTCACCGAACGTTTTGGCATTGAGTGCGAAGAAGCCGATTTGAGTGAGTGGGAACAAGTTATTTATGAAGAAGCTAACCCAACCAATGAGATTGTTATTGGTATGGTGGGTAAGTATGTTGAATTACCTGATGCTTACAAATCAGTTAACGAAGCACTTAAGCATGGCGGGCTTAAAAACCGTTTAAGTGTAAAAATTCAATACATCGATTCTCAAGATCTGGAAGTAAAGGGTACCGATGTACTAAAAGACTTAGACGCGATTTTAGTACCAGGCGGCTTTGGCGAGCGTGGTGTAGAAGGCAAGATTTTGGCCGTGCAGTACGCGCGTGAAAATAATGTTCCTTACTTAGGCATTTGTTTGGGTATGCAAGTTGCGCTAATTGAATACGCACGTAACGTAGCTGGTCTTAAAGGTGCTCACTCAAGCGAATTTGATGCTAAGTCAAAATACCCAGTGGTTGGTCTAATTACCGAATGGATTGATGAAGACGGTAAAGTAGAAACCCGTGATGTTGATTCAGACTTAGGTGGTACAATGCGCCTAGGTTCGCAACTGTGTCATTTAACTGAAGGCTCAAAAGTAGCTGAATTATATGGCAGTGTAGAAATTTATGAACGTCACCGTCACCGTTATGAAGTAAACAATACTTTATTGCCAAAAATTACCGCGAAAGGCTTACAAGTAACCGGTCTTTCTTCGGACAAAAAGTTAGTAGAAATCATTGAAAACCCAGCTCACCCTTGGTTTGTGGCAGCACAATTCCACCCTGAATTCACGTCTACGCCCCGCGATGGGCATCCGTTGTTTGCAGGTTTTGTAAAGGCAGCTGGTGAATTTAATAAAGCTCGCTAG
- the eno gene encoding phosphopyruvate hydratase, with protein sequence MSNIVKVLGREIMDSRGNPTVEAEVHLADGSIGMAAAPSGASTGSREALELRDGDKARYLGKGVLKAVEAVNGPIAEALTGKDALAQAELDQIMIDLDGTENKANFGANAILAVSLAAAKAAAASKKVPLYAHIADLNGTSGVYSMPLPMMNIINGGEHADNSVDIQEFMIQPVGAANFREGLRMGAEVFHSLAKVLKAAGHSTAVGDEGGFAPNLESNEAALAAIKTAVANAGYELGKDITLAMDCAASEFYDKEANIYDLKGEGKKFTSEEFNFFLKDLTEQYPIVSIEDGLDESDWDGFAHQTKLLGDKIQLVGDDLFVTNTKILKRGIDNGIANSILIKFNQIGSLTETLAAIKMAKDAGFTAVISHRSGETEDATIADLAVGTAAGQIKTGSLSRSDRVAKYNQLLRIEEALGSKAPYNGLKEVKGQ encoded by the coding sequence ATGTCTAATATCGTAAAAGTACTTGGTCGCGAAATCATGGATTCACGCGGTAACCCAACTGTAGAAGCTGAAGTACATCTTGCTGATGGTTCTATCGGTATGGCTGCTGCTCCATCAGGCGCATCAACTGGTTCACGTGAAGCCCTAGAATTGCGTGACGGCGATAAAGCTCGTTACTTAGGTAAAGGTGTATTGAAAGCTGTTGAAGCTGTAAACGGCCCAATCGCAGAAGCACTTACTGGTAAAGATGCATTGGCTCAAGCTGAACTTGACCAAATCATGATCGACCTAGATGGCACAGAAAACAAAGCTAACTTTGGTGCAAACGCTATTTTAGCTGTTTCTCTAGCTGCTGCTAAAGCTGCTGCTGCTTCTAAAAAAGTACCACTATACGCTCACATCGCTGATCTAAACGGTACTTCAGGTGTTTACTCTATGCCTCTTCCAATGATGAATATCATCAACGGTGGTGAGCACGCAGATAACAGCGTAGACATCCAAGAATTTATGATCCAACCTGTTGGCGCTGCTAACTTCCGTGAAGGCCTACGTATGGGCGCTGAAGTATTCCACAGCTTAGCTAAAGTTCTTAAAGCTGCTGGTCACTCAACTGCTGTTGGTGATGAAGGTGGTTTCGCTCCAAACCTAGAGTCAAACGAAGCTGCACTAGCAGCAATTAAAACTGCTGTTGCTAATGCAGGTTACGAGCTAGGTAAAGACATCACTCTAGCTATGGATTGTGCTGCTTCTGAATTCTACGACAAAGAAGCTAACATCTACGACCTTAAAGGCGAAGGTAAGAAATTCACTTCAGAAGAGTTCAACTTCTTCCTTAAAGATCTTACTGAACAGTACCCAATTGTTTCTATCGAAGACGGCTTAGACGAGTCTGATTGGGACGGTTTTGCTCACCAAACTAAACTTCTAGGTGACAAAATCCAATTAGTTGGTGATGATTTGTTCGTAACTAACACTAAGATCCTTAAGCGTGGTATCGACAACGGCATCGCTAACTCTATCCTAATTAAATTCAACCAAATCGGTTCTTTAACTGAAACTTTGGCTGCAATTAAAATGGCTAAAGACGCTGGCTTCACTGCGGTTATCTCTCACCGTTCAGGCGAGACTGAAGATGCAACTATCGCTGACCTAGCTGTTGGTACTGCTGCTGGCCAAATCAAAACTGGTTCACTAAGCCGTTCTGACCGTGTTGCTAAGTACAACCAACTTCTACGTATCGAAGAAGCTCTAGGTTCAAAAGCACCTTACAACGGTCTTAAAGAAGTTAAAGGCCAGTAA
- a CDS encoding protein-L-isoaspartate(D-aspartate) O-methyltransferase — protein MQFGESPNSVKLVNQLRQHGIQNQAVLNAIAKLPRQYFIDEALAHQAWDNTALPIGQGQTLSQPYIVAKMTEILLQTQPKKVLEIGTGSGYQTAVLASLVDQVYSVERIKTLQFQAKRRLKMLDLHNVATKHGDGWQGWASKGPFDAIIVTAAAAAIPQALVEQLSVGGQMIIPVGEQQQQQSLILVEKQTQGFTQRNLEPVRFVPLINGELA, from the coding sequence ATGCAATTTGGCGAAAGCCCAAATAGTGTGAAATTGGTGAATCAACTACGTCAACACGGTATACAAAATCAAGCCGTTTTGAACGCTATCGCTAAACTACCCCGACAGTATTTCATTGATGAAGCACTTGCACATCAAGCTTGGGATAATACGGCCTTGCCAATTGGTCAAGGGCAAACCTTATCTCAACCTTATATTGTGGCCAAAATGACTGAAATATTGCTGCAAACACAGCCAAAAAAAGTGCTCGAAATTGGCACCGGTTCGGGTTATCAAACTGCGGTTTTAGCTTCTTTAGTCGACCAAGTTTACTCAGTTGAACGGATTAAAACGTTGCAGTTTCAAGCTAAACGCCGCTTAAAAATGCTCGATTTACATAATGTTGCAACAAAACATGGCGATGGTTGGCAAGGTTGGGCAAGCAAAGGGCCATTCGACGCAATTATTGTAACTGCCGCTGCAGCAGCTATTCCGCAAGCATTAGTTGAGCAATTAAGTGTAGGCGGTCAAATGATTATTCCAGTAGGTGAGCAACAGCAGCAACAGTCGCTTATCTTAGTAGAAAAACAAACCCAAGGTTTTACCCAACGTAATCTTGAACCCGTTCGTTTTGTTCCTTTAATTAATGGTGAATTAGCGTGA
- the relA gene encoding GTP diphosphokinase, translating into MVSVRETHLNEQLLFDENQWVASLDIAVEDQQHLFAASNYFRALDADKDQIHRCLTKGKEMVEILITLNMDLPTLEAALLFPFVDAKLLAEEKLSPQFSDEVIKLRHDAAQMDAMKALRTGQNKNLSSGQIDNVRRMLLAMAGDVRAIVIKLAERICFLREVKNEEEEIRVLAAKESQDIYAPLANRLGIGQLKWELEDFTFRYLHPVTYKQIAKQLDEKRLARTQYIEDFVAKLQLDIEAAGIDAQVYGRPKHIYSIWRKMQKKDLSFDKLFDVRAIRIVAEKLQDCYAILGIVHTSWHHIPSEFDDYVANPKPNGYQSIHTVVIGPEGKSIEVQIRTKQMHEESELGVAAHWKYKEGGTGGRNDFEDKIAWLRKLLAWQDDIAENGAMLEELRSQVFDDRVYVFTPSGEVIDLPAGSTPLDFAYYVHSQVGHRCIGAKIGGRIVPFTYQLHTGEQVEIITQKESSPSRDWLNPNLGYVKSSRARNKIATWFKKQDKDKNQVVGKELLEAELHKHGFKLSDAELCIERFNVKNLDDLLAAVGAGDVKLNQLVHHLQALLNKPTAEEEDRQALETIAKKAVHHGQKKKRAKDSIVVDGVGNLMTHIAKCCQPIPGDVIKGFITQGRGISIHNHDCEQLAELASRTPERVIDAVWGDNTASSYSLTIRIIANDRSGLLRDITTVLANDKVNVMGMQSHSDVKSQTATIDMEVEIYNLETLSRVLAKINQLNHIIEARRLR; encoded by the coding sequence ATGGTTTCGGTACGAGAAACACATCTAAATGAACAACTTTTATTTGATGAGAATCAGTGGGTTGCTAGCCTTGATATTGCGGTAGAAGATCAACAGCATTTGTTTGCCGCCAGCAACTACTTTCGTGCTTTAGATGCAGATAAAGACCAAATCCATCGTTGTTTGACTAAGGGTAAGGAGATGGTGGAAATCTTAATTACCCTTAACATGGATCTGCCAACTTTGGAAGCTGCGCTGCTATTTCCTTTTGTTGATGCTAAGTTACTGGCAGAAGAAAAACTTAGCCCACAATTTAGTGATGAAGTGATTAAGTTGCGTCACGATGCGGCGCAAATGGACGCAATGAAAGCTCTGAGAACAGGTCAAAACAAAAACCTGTCATCGGGGCAAATTGATAACGTGCGACGGATGCTACTGGCTATGGCGGGCGATGTGCGCGCTATTGTGATTAAGTTGGCCGAGCGTATTTGCTTTTTACGAGAAGTAAAAAATGAAGAAGAAGAGATCCGCGTATTAGCGGCCAAAGAAAGCCAGGATATTTATGCTCCGCTAGCGAACCGCTTGGGTATTGGCCAATTAAAGTGGGAGTTAGAAGATTTTACCTTTCGCTACTTGCATCCGGTTACTTACAAACAAATCGCTAAGCAGCTGGACGAAAAGCGCCTTGCAAGAACCCAATATATTGAAGATTTTGTAGCTAAGTTACAGCTGGATATTGAAGCTGCAGGCATTGATGCGCAAGTTTATGGTCGACCAAAGCACATTTATAGCATTTGGCGAAAAATGCAGAAAAAAGACCTATCTTTCGATAAGTTATTTGATGTGCGTGCAATTAGGATTGTGGCAGAGAAACTACAAGATTGTTATGCCATATTGGGCATAGTACATACCTCTTGGCACCATATTCCTAGCGAATTTGACGACTACGTGGCCAATCCAAAACCCAATGGTTATCAATCTATTCATACCGTGGTGATTGGGCCGGAAGGTAAGTCGATAGAAGTACAAATCAGAACCAAGCAGATGCACGAAGAATCTGAACTTGGTGTGGCCGCGCACTGGAAGTATAAAGAAGGTGGTACTGGTGGCCGAAACGACTTTGAAGACAAAATTGCTTGGCTGCGTAAACTATTAGCATGGCAAGACGATATTGCAGAAAATGGCGCCATGCTTGAGGAACTGCGCTCTCAAGTGTTTGACGACCGGGTATATGTATTTACACCTAGTGGGGAAGTGATTGATTTACCCGCCGGCTCTACGCCGCTAGACTTTGCTTACTACGTACACAGCCAAGTGGGGCATCGTTGTATCGGCGCTAAAATCGGTGGACGAATTGTACCCTTTACCTATCAGTTACATACTGGTGAACAGGTAGAGATTATTACCCAAAAAGAATCTAGCCCTAGCCGTGATTGGCTCAATCCAAATTTGGGCTATGTAAAGTCTTCACGTGCGCGCAATAAAATTGCTACTTGGTTTAAAAAACAAGATAAAGATAAGAACCAAGTTGTTGGTAAAGAGCTGCTTGAAGCAGAGCTACATAAACACGGTTTTAAACTTAGTGATGCCGAGCTTTGTATTGAGCGATTCAATGTAAAAAATCTTGATGATTTGCTTGCCGCAGTTGGCGCTGGTGACGTAAAGCTCAATCAGCTTGTTCATCACCTGCAGGCCTTACTTAATAAACCAACCGCAGAAGAAGAAGATCGCCAAGCATTAGAAACCATAGCTAAAAAGGCTGTGCATCACGGTCAAAAGAAAAAGCGGGCTAAAGATTCCATCGTGGTAGATGGGGTCGGTAATTTGATGACTCATATAGCTAAGTGCTGTCAACCGATTCCTGGTGATGTGATTAAAGGGTTTATTACCCAAGGCCGTGGCATTTCTATTCATAATCATGACTGTGAACAGCTAGCTGAGTTGGCAAGTCGCACCCCAGAGCGGGTGATTGATGCTGTATGGGGCGATAATACAGCCAGCAGTTATAGTTTAACCATTCGCATTATTGCTAATGATAGAAGCGGTTTACTGCGTGATATCACTACCGTATTAGCTAATGACAAAGTCAATGTAATGGGAATGCAAAGCCATTCAGATGTTAAAAGCCAAACTGCGACTATCGATATGGAAGTAGAGATATATAATCTTGAAACCTTGTCGCGGGTATTAGCTAAAATAAATCAGCTAAACCACATTATCGAAGCGCGTCGCTTACGCTAA